One Halomonas sp. THAF5a genomic region harbors:
- the hisH gene encoding imidazole glycerol phosphate synthase subunit HisH produces MTIAVIDYGMGNLHSVAKALEHVTHENVVVTRDARRIRGATRLVLPGQGAIRDCMGELEKTELRGLVEELLAAQEKPLLGICVGQQMLLDHSEENGGIGCLGFLRGEVKKFPADMRDDMDHRLKVPHMGWNLVHQHHDHPLWAGIDQDEHFYFVHSYYVEAADDATVFGTTDYGRVSAHVAVGRDATFAVQFHPEKSSRAGLQLLENFVQWTP; encoded by the coding sequence ATGACCATTGCCGTCATCGACTACGGAATGGGCAACCTGCATTCCGTCGCCAAGGCACTGGAGCACGTCACTCACGAGAACGTGGTCGTGACGCGGGATGCCCGTCGCATCCGCGGCGCCACCCGCCTGGTCCTGCCCGGCCAGGGCGCCATCCGCGACTGCATGGGCGAGCTGGAGAAGACCGAGCTTCGTGGCCTGGTCGAGGAGCTGCTCGCCGCCCAGGAGAAGCCGCTGCTCGGCATCTGCGTCGGCCAGCAGATGCTGCTCGACCACAGCGAGGAGAACGGCGGCATCGGCTGCCTGGGCTTCCTGCGCGGCGAGGTGAAGAAGTTTCCCGCCGACATGCGCGACGACATGGACCATCGCCTCAAGGTGCCGCACATGGGCTGGAACCTGGTGCACCAGCACCACGACCACCCGCTATGGGCGGGCATCGACCAGGACGAGCACTTCTATTTCGTGCACAGCTACTACGTCGAGGCAGCCGACGACGCCACGGTGTTCGGCACCACCGACTACGGCCGGGTGAGCGCCCACGTGGCCGTCGGCCGCGACGCCACCTTCGCCGTGCAGTTCCACCCGGAGAAGAGCTCCCGGGCCGGCCTCCAGCTGCTGGAGAACTTCGTGCAGTGGACGCCCTGA
- the hisA gene encoding 1-(5-phosphoribosyl)-5-[(5-phosphoribosylamino)methylideneamino]imidazole-4-carboxamide isomerase codes for MLVIPAIDLKDGQCVRLKQGRMDDATTYGDDPVAMAARWVEAGARRLHLVDLNGAFEGEPVNGEAVTAIARAYPDLPIQIGGGIRSAATIEHYLEAGVSYVIIGTKAVKEPTFVGEMCRAFPGHVIVGLDARDGFVATDGWAEVSTVKATELAKRFADDGVSSIVYTDIARDGMMQGVNVEATAELAREGGLPVIASGGVTDLEDLRSLAKVADDGILGAITGRAIYEGSLDVAEAQRLCDALSQKGG; via the coding sequence ATGCTGGTAATTCCCGCCATCGACCTCAAGGACGGCCAGTGCGTGCGCCTCAAGCAGGGACGCATGGACGATGCCACCACCTACGGCGATGATCCGGTCGCCATGGCCGCCCGCTGGGTCGAGGCCGGCGCCCGCCGCCTGCACCTGGTCGACCTCAACGGCGCCTTCGAGGGCGAGCCGGTCAACGGCGAGGCGGTCACCGCCATCGCCCGCGCCTACCCGGACCTGCCGATCCAGATCGGCGGCGGCATCCGCTCCGCCGCCACCATCGAGCACTACCTCGAGGCCGGGGTCTCCTACGTGATCATCGGCACCAAGGCGGTCAAGGAGCCGACCTTCGTCGGCGAGATGTGCCGTGCCTTCCCGGGCCACGTGATCGTCGGCCTGGACGCCCGGGACGGCTTCGTCGCCACCGACGGCTGGGCCGAGGTCTCCACGGTCAAGGCCACCGAGCTCGCCAAGCGCTTCGCCGACGACGGGGTCTCCTCCATCGTCTACACCGACATCGCCCGCGACGGCATGATGCAGGGCGTCAACGTCGAGGCCACCGCCGAGCTCGCCCGCGAGGGCGGCCTGCCGGTGATCGCCTCCGGCGGCGTCACCGACCTCGAGGACCTGCGGTCGCTGGCCAAGGTGGCCGACGACGGCATCCTCGGCGCCATCACCGGCCGGGCCATCTACGAGGGCAGCCTCGACGTGGCCGAGGCCCAGCGGCTGTGCGACGCGCTCAGCCAGAAGGGGGGCTGA
- the hisF gene encoding imidazole glycerol phosphate synthase subunit HisF, protein MGLAKRIIPCLDVDAGRVVKGVNFIGIRDAGDPVEIAQRYNQQGADEITFLDITASHEDRDTTVEMVERIAGEVFIPLTVGGGIRTCDDIRTMLNAGADKVSINTAAVTNPDFVHEAAERFGSQCIVVAIDAKKVSAEGEPERWEIFTHGGRRPTGLDAVEWAKKMVAYGAGELLLTSMDRDGTKAGFDLGVTRAIAEAVSVPVIASGGVGNLDHLVDGVLEGGADAVLAASIFHFGEYTIPEAKRYMAERGIEMRL, encoded by the coding sequence ATGGGACTCGCCAAGCGCATCATCCCGTGCCTGGACGTCGACGCCGGCCGCGTGGTCAAGGGCGTCAACTTCATCGGCATCCGCGACGCCGGTGACCCGGTGGAGATCGCCCAGCGCTACAACCAGCAGGGCGCCGACGAGATTACCTTCCTCGACATCACGGCGAGCCACGAGGACCGCGACACCACGGTGGAGATGGTCGAGCGTATCGCCGGCGAGGTGTTCATCCCGCTCACCGTGGGCGGCGGCATCCGCACCTGCGACGACATCCGCACCATGCTCAACGCCGGCGCCGACAAGGTGTCGATCAACACCGCCGCGGTGACCAATCCCGACTTCGTGCACGAGGCCGCCGAGCGCTTCGGCAGCCAGTGCATCGTGGTGGCCATCGACGCCAAGAAGGTCTCCGCCGAGGGCGAGCCCGAGCGCTGGGAGATCTTCACCCACGGCGGGCGCCGCCCCACCGGCCTCGACGCCGTGGAGTGGGCGAAGAAGATGGTGGCCTACGGTGCCGGCGAGCTGCTGCTGACCAGCATGGACCGCGACGGCACCAAGGCCGGCTTCGACCTGGGCGTGACTCGGGCCATCGCCGAGGCCGTGAGCGTGCCGGTGATCGCCTCCGGTGGCGTCGGCAACCTCGACCACCTGGTGGATGGCGTCCTCGAGGGCGGCGCCGACGCGGTGCTGGCGGCCAGCATCTTCCACTTTGGCGAGTACACCATCCCCGAGGCCAAGCGGTACATGGCCGAGCGGGGGATCGAGATGCGGCTGTAG
- a CDS encoding YjaG family protein has product MSGFFQRLQRLEPRRQQAFMAALCERLLPNYVFYCQGLYAENSGQGDPHGLRVILDLVWERLAVKEARIDFDRQADKLAELEPPAEDDSFGARRALEAVVALSAILDTLRGEASEAVLEVSRASRSGVRAFIELTEGEEDAERLAALVRDHPLMADENDFQDAVLEAVEGELDREALKALRRLGRNDGVSNLGLSVEE; this is encoded by the coding sequence ATGAGCGGTTTCTTTCAGCGCCTGCAGCGGCTCGAGCCGCGTCGCCAGCAGGCCTTCATGGCGGCGCTGTGCGAGCGCCTGCTGCCCAACTATGTCTTTTATTGTCAGGGCCTCTATGCCGAGAACAGCGGCCAGGGCGATCCCCACGGCCTGCGGGTGATCCTGGATCTGGTCTGGGAGCGGCTGGCGGTGAAGGAGGCGCGCATCGACTTCGACCGCCAGGCCGATAAGCTCGCCGAGCTGGAGCCCCCCGCCGAGGACGACAGCTTCGGCGCCCGGCGGGCGCTGGAGGCGGTCGTCGCGCTCTCGGCGATCCTCGACACCCTGCGCGGCGAGGCCTCCGAGGCGGTGCTCGAGGTCAGCCGCGCCTCGCGCAGCGGGGTGCGCGCCTTCATCGAGCTCACCGAGGGCGAGGAGGACGCCGAGCGCCTCGCCGCCCTGGTGCGCGACCATCCGCTGATGGCGGACGAGAACGACTTCCAGGACGCCGTGCTCGAGGCGGTGGAGGGCGAGCTCGATCGCGAGGCGCTCAAGGCGCTGCGTCGCCTGGGGCGCAACGACGGCGTCAGCAACCTGGGGCTCTCCGTCGAGGAGTAG
- a CDS encoding MGMT family protein, protein MNAALKEQILTVLAEIPPGRVTTYGRIAAMTEGGTPRLVARALRELPAGHGLPWFRVITASRRLADHGGAEEQRRRLVAEGVLFDERGKVSPARMWP, encoded by the coding sequence ATGAACGCGGCCCTCAAGGAACAGATACTGACCGTGCTGGCCGAGATCCCGCCGGGACGGGTCACGACCTACGGGCGCATCGCCGCCATGACCGAGGGCGGCACGCCGCGGCTGGTGGCCCGGGCGCTGCGCGAGCTGCCCGCCGGCCACGGCCTGCCCTGGTTCCGGGTCATCACCGCCTCGCGCCGGCTGGCCGATCACGGCGGCGCCGAGGAGCAGCGCCGCCGCCTGGTGGCCGAGGGCGTGCTGTTCGATGAGCGGGGAAAGGTATCGCCGGCGCGTATGTGGCCCTGA